acatattgtttttataagatactccctccgtatttatttaagggatacacttgccttttccggccgtatttatttaagagatacacttgccatttttagtaacttatcaaccccaccatctaattaaataatacaactaatataccctatcacccaccatcctattaaacaaataatttcataaacccaccccaccctccacccacgaaaatgacatggtccccacatgtttaattattaaaatatctatccaaccccacttgctttattattttatttcattcaattattcttcttaatacccgtgcccgaccaagtgtatctcttaaaaaaaatacggagggagtagttaattacaacatttttttttatataaaatagtttttcgcaaaaaaaGCAAATTTATAAGATAGTTTTTGACAACATTGCCATAATAGCCTATGAAATTATccgtatattttatgcaatgtgGCCGATATGTAAGGCCCATAGTACCCGTCTTGATCCATATTCTTCAACCACAGTTTTAATTTGAGCGCCAAAATTATTAGATTTGAATTTCTAGTTGAGTTAGAAATGCGTGAATGAAAATATGAAATATGTATTCAATTGAAATTAGGAAAGTTATTAGGAACATATTATGATTTAATTATCTTGGGATCCGTCTAAGGCTTCATTAATCTGTAGTTTAGGTTGTCAAAACACCTAATTAATTGTTAATAGGTATTCTAACATATCTATATATCAATTATCAAATATCAATGCCGGCCTTTATATATATTCATCTTATACATCCTAaattcctaattcatttcattaccacttttttctttcaacgaacaaATGGTGATCAATAACAAAGATACGATGCATCTTCTTGATCAGCAAACAATGAACTTCGAAATTCCAGTGGGATTCCGATTCGACCCAACGGAATATCAACTTCTTAATTACTTCCTTAATCACAAGATTAGTGATCAAGAACTTCCACCATATACACAATTTTTGATTAAGGATGTTGATCTTTATAAACATCATCCCTCCTACTTCTTCCAGGAAATACTGCAGTTCAACATTGAAGAACACGAAATTCGAGGCTACTTCTTCACAAAGTTAAAGAAAGCTGGTATAAATTCGTCGTCTAAAGATAACTCATATTACAATCGGAGAGTTTGCGACGACTATGGAGTCGAGTATGGGACATGGACCGGGATGGGTCGTGACCCGATTTTTGATATTCATGGTTACCAAATCGGGTTTGATAAATACTTGAAGTTTTCTGAGGTTGGTGATGAAAAATCAACGATTGAGTGGAAGATGCATGAGTACTCTTTCCATCCAAGTGTTATGCCAGTTTGCAGTAAGGAAGAATACAAGGATCTTGTTATTTGTCGTGTTGATATGAAAATGATTGGAAATGCCGTGAAACGACGAGCATCAACCAAAAACAAGGGATTGAACAAAGTGTTATTCTTATTTGAATTAAAACAAATTTATGATGATAATGTCAAAAGTATTATTCCGATCCTGCCATCGTCGTTACCACATGTTGATAATCAGGCTATCATCTGTATAAAGAAGGAGGAAGACGAGTCGTACAGCGAGGAATCGGTATCCAATAAGAAGCAAAAGACGGATCATCGTATGAACTAAGCCGGCAATTAAGCTAGTATTGTTAGTTAATTGTTCACCATGTTTAATGATTTGTTATcaagatttaattaattagatgtacgttgtattttttgatttttagatGAAGATTCTGAAGTATTTTATTTCGTGATCCTGCAAAGTCATTATGATGTCAGTAAAATTAAGTACAAATGAAATCTAGATAAGATGTGTTGGAGTTTAGACGAGAAGGAAGTAGGTGCATCAAATATAAAGATGGTCGTGGCCCGGCCGGGTCGAGCTTCGAGCTGTTGGCCTAATCGGGTTGGGCCCACATTGTTTCGTGTCAGGACGGGCCGAAAAGTTAAAAACAGGTTTCAGGCCCACGTGCTTTCGTGCCGGTCCAtcgtgcctaaggctaattttactaaatttagcgtgctttgtcgtgccgGGTCGAGTCAAGTCGTGCCTtatcgtgctttttccaaaaaattaaggcccaagcccggcccacgacttcgtgcccctgtcgggccgtgcttttttcgtgctcgtgacgggccgtgcttttttcgtgtcGGGTCGGATCGGGCTTCGGGCCGGGCACCATCTTTAATATTCAAATATAGCAAACAAGTATTAAAACAAAATCTAGCcaagtgattttttttaattatcgcACCGCTCTTCAGAAGTGACACTTActtaggaacagagggagtaataattaacaaactcaTAATCTTTGATGGAACTCCATAAAGATTTTCCTTTATTAAAAGTCgaacaaattacaaaataaaGTTAACCAAATTAAACCCATTGAACATGTATCTATCTATCTGTAGCTGAAATTAACTTCCAATTAATCATCTCCACTTGCTTCTTCTACCAGCGCTGCAAATACAAGTGAAATTGTGATTCTGAGTGATGATCAATATTATGTATATCTGCCGGCGTATCTAGCAATACACGAACCATGTGTTGTGAATTAGAAGTGTTCAAACTAATTTATGATAACAACCATTAACCATTACGAAGATCAATTAAGTAAGCAAACCAAGCATGAAAATTAAGACAAGGAAATTTATCGTGGGAGACCAGAACACCGGGAGAAAAATCCACCAATACACTTGAAATTATGATGAAGATTTACAAAGAGATTATCAAGCTAAGAAAGCTTCACCTCACGACTCGATCTCCCTTACCTAATCCTTAAGCGTATGAGCTTTCAATGAggagtttctctctcttaaatcAACAACCCTCGAACTCTAAGACAAGCATACTATAAGTATACATAGTGCATGTTAGGATATACATGACAATCCAAGGGCCCTAAACATGCCACATCTCTTGATTAAAACATAAAGAGAGGAAGCTAGCCACCCGCTTGATCACGAAAGGAAGAAGAAATTCGCAACTGTAATGCCCGCTGGAAACCAAGCGGCCACGCTGAATTTTCTTACGTAACCTTTCTTCCACCTTCCAAGCCTCTCCTTATGCCTCCTTAGTTTATTTCCCATCAAATCCATCTCTACACTACATCAAACCCCAACAATCTTCCACCTGGAGATCGAATTTAAGTGCGAGATTACACATTTCATATACCTCATAATGACCTCTATTGATACAACAACGGAGAACTTGTTTCCTCTCCACCAAAGAAACACACAACTACTTCTTActcaaagaagaaaaaaacatcACACCTCTTAAACACCAAGGAGGAAAACACATACCAACACTTCCTCTCAACCGAGGAAGCAACCGCCATTCCTCCTCTCAATCGAGGCGGCATGCACTTCCTAATCAACGAAGAAGTAAAACCAAGGCCTCAACCAACCTCGTAACATCAACATCACATAAACCAAGGGCCTTAACACCTTTGTTCTCCGAGCACTTGTACCATGCCCCCCCCCCGAACTTGACACCCTTTGTGATCACAAGCCTTTGGCTTTTTCACTTGTTTTTCGAGAACCCTTACAACGCTCCCACCCAAACAAGTCACCTCTTGCTTTTCTTTCACACACAACATTCGTGTGTGCCTTCTCTTCATCAACACTCACAATCTTAATGCGAGTCTTCTCTTATTCCACTTGGCTCGTTTTCGCGAACGTGACCTTCTTTGAAGCACCATATCCCTTTTCGACCACCGTACTTGCATTTCCATGGTGTACAACATTCCACTCATTTCCCCATGAGCTAAAACTCTAACTCCCTTGACAATCTTCCAAGAACCACCATCAAAAACAACCTTGTAGCCCTCTTTATCAAGTTGACTAACGGATACCAAGTTCTTCTTCACTTTGAGATATATTTGACATCCTTCAACTCTAATAAGCTAACATCCATGAGCTTCACACTCACATCACCACTTCCCATGACTTCAACATGTTCACCATTAGCAAGGTGAGCATTCCCAAGATTTTCGGAATCATAACTCCGAAATAATTCCTTAAATGGAGTGGAATGAACCGAAGATCAAGAATCAAGTACCCAAGTGTCCATGGAGAAATCCGAGCTTACAAAGCATCACCGAACTCCGTTGTCGAGTTCCACGAAGACTCATCATCTTCATCACTCTCTCGAGTCATGCCTTTCCCCTTCTTCTTGTTCTTCGGGATTTCATTCTCACAGGCCCCTTCTCACCGCATCCCCAACACAAAATATTAGCAACATTCGATTTTCCCAGCCCTCCACTCTTCGATCTCCCATGATGACACTCCCACCTTGTTGCCTTCCCCTTCCCTACTCTCAAACGTGTAGGCTTCACCGGATGATTCCTCATAATCCTTTCTTTGAGTGCTCTCACTCAAGATCAAGTCCCTCACATCATCACTCTTTAGCTTCTCCTTCCCCCCAAAGAGTTGCTAATTGCGGCCACCACTGTTTCCCATGACGTAAGCAATGAAAACAACAAGATTAATGCCCTAACCTCATCATCGAACTTAATATCCACCGAAGATAATTTACTCAATATCgaattaagcacatttaagtgtTCCGCGGCGGAGCAACAATCACCATTTTCAAATCAAACAACTGGCGCATCAAGAAAACTTTATTTACCGCCGACGGCTTTTCGTACATGCTTGATAAGGTTTTAATCAAACCCGTCATTGTTTCCTCATCCTTGACGTTGTAGGCAACATTCCTAGACAACAACAATTTCACTTCTAGTACTTTCTGATATATGTGTTTTATATAatgttttcacccccgtcccttagtacttttatgagttaaatgagctcttaggagccgtttttaatACTAATCTGTGtgtttgagtgtgccttgagtttcaggactacttagtgagaaattggtctttttagacccgtttcattatggtttaggccactacatgatcccgagggagttcgggacgactagtgtcgacttacgggagccttagatgttcatgattgagccccggaagttagactcggtgttgcggACGAAGAGCTTCCCGTCCGGTTGATCTCCCCTCGCCCACCGGGGGAGCAAGCAGAGGATCAGGTCGTCAGCTAGGCACCCGACGGGCGGTGCttcgcccggtgcccaccggGCGCCCATCAGTAGCAGCATCAGCCATTTTCTCAaatcgcccgacgggcgggaggcgcccgaccgggcgcgtgcagaTGATTTCAATAATGTCTCCCTCCGCCCGCCGGGCATACCTGCGCCCGTCAGGCGGAATGCTGCCCGACCGGGAGACGACAACCTAAGAGCCTTAGCGCGCGGTTTTTCTTTCCGGTTTCTTCTATTtttatgggcaaactataaatactaggtttcattattttaatggaCATCTTAATTCCTAGTATTGAaacccttagttttattttcccttagtttaattctctctaaatttatgcaaacacttagctttcaatttcaataaaaatccaagttttctatttctcttgttcttcaattaaggtattgctctttatttcaattctttgcttagatttaattatgttttcaatcatgctaattgctttgtttattgttggtatgcttgagtagtctaatttctagggtttggggatccatgaatgatatgaagggatattgaataattgtgattgttggcattgtaattaattcctattgattggtttattgcactatgcaattagatttgcgcaggtttaattgtgttaGTTATGCAacatcaaattaagattcgagagatgcaatttgatgtttaggcttgtgtcaataggtggaattagagttaatacgtagcgagagcccgttaattctaagtctatgattagtatcgattcgagagagcatgctagcctaattaattactttgttgattatcgtgattgttcattgtcctgaattgttatttgttggtgaacctatgccctagattccttaatatattgattcatactcGTTTGATTATCGTTCGTTGTCTTAACATACAAATcaccaaccaactcttgttcccaacagtctaaattaattaattgatagtagaaagaacgcatgtttccctgtggattcgatcctgacttcccttgctacctagctagtggacttaggttattttttattaggtgatacgactttagcctgtcacttTCCTGTCTAAAATTTTCCAATCTCCCTTCGACATGCTTGTTGGTTTCTCTTCCGCAAGAGGTTGATAAGGATCCTTTTGATGCAAAATAATCCTCAATTTGCATTTTCCAAAAGTCAAAATCTTTTCCATCAAATTTCTTAATCCTTAATCTATCTTCCATTGTTAATTTCCAAACAAAAATTCAAGCCCTTTTAAGTTTCAATAACACCCAATTGAAACCCTAACAAAagaacttacaaatttaatttttcAACACCAAAAACTTAAAACTTTAACACCGAAGGTTCAAGATTTCGGAACTTGAACCACAAACAACAAGTTCTACCAAAAAAATCTAATTCAACTTCTCTAAGGAACAAAACcatggctctgataccaaatgtTGTGAATTAGAAGTGTTCAAACTAATTTATGATAACAACCATTAACGATTACGAATATCAATTAAGCAAGGAAACCAAGCATGAAATGAAGACAAGGAAATTTACCGTTGGAAACTCGAGCACCGGGAGACAAACACACCATTCCACTTGAAATTATGATGAAGATTTACAAAGAGATTATCAAGCTAAGCAAGCTTCACCTCACAACTCTCCCTCACTTAAACCTTAAGTGTATGAGCTTTCATTGAggagtttctctctcttaaatcAACAACTCTCTAACTCTAAGACAAGCATACTATGAGTATATATAGTGCTAGGGTATACATGACAATCCAATGGTCCTAAACAAGCCACGTCTCTTGAATAAAACATAAAGAGAGGAAGCTAGCAAGAGCCAGCGCGAAAACCAGCGGGCATGCTGGTCACCCGCTTGATCACAGAAGGAAGAAGAAATTTGCAACTGCAATAATGCCCGCTGGAAACCAAGCGATCACGCTGGATTTTCCTACGTAACCTTTATTCCACCTTTCAAGCCTCTCCTTATGCCTCCTTAGTTTATTGCCCGTCAAACCCATCTCCACACTACATCAAACTCCAACACCATGACACCGATGACTTCAACCATACGACCGTCAGATACCATATAAtcaccaaaaaaaagaaaatcgtTATAAGGGTGAGGACGCCATGTGTGTTTGGTCAACTCACCATAGTTACCTACAAAGTGCACGAGTCTTGTGCACAGTCCCGAGTCTTGGCATTCATGTAATTTTTAGCAGCCTCTTCAACATCCCTCACCTCTAAGACATCTCCCGTGCATATAAAGGAGAGAAAATCTTAAGTTATTGTCCTTGTTATTAATGTTGAGTTTCAGAAATCGACGGAGGCAATTAAGAGATAAGGTCTACAGCCTTTAGCATGGGAACTACATATAACAACAAATGCACTATGATTGATGAGGATGTTCCAAGCAGATTGTGCACAATGCACCATcccattctttttctttttctttttctagacACCGCTCACCACCTATGTTCTCCATCAATATCTCAAACATGGATCTGCTTCTTTTCTTACCACCCATATCAATCAATGTAATTAATTGTATGAACAAAACGTACTAGTTGATGGATTAAGTGTTTGGGAATAGAATCTCTCAAGTTGTAAGTTGTACCTCAGCTCCTGAATTACTTATATATATAGAGGAAGGCTCTCGTGAGAACACTtccttacggtgagaacactttctataatggcattttcgtaatttttataAACAAATACCCTAATTTAATAAATCATTCACGCTATTTTTTTCCagattcctctctctctctcctcaattccctctctctctcctcaattcctcacaactttctctctcttctctcttcaCCAGCGGGTGATTTTTGCCCCAAATTTTCCCGGCGATTATGCTCGTAGCTACCAACATCCGGCCATTTCCGCTGCCCTCTCCCCGCCGCTTCTTCTCTATCCGATGTCGTTGCTCGCCTCTCGCCTCCTCCACTGCTCGCCTTTCGCCGTCGCCGTTCGCAGCAATTCAATCGCCGCCGGTCGCATCAATTCAATCGCCGCTGATGCTCGCAACAATACAATCGCCTCTCGCCGCCGTCGAACCAGAATCGTACCAAAAatggtggtggcggtggttgTGTTTAGCGAATCAAATTGCGAATGAATGATGGTGATTCGCTGGTGTTCGAAATCGAAATCGATTTCAATCGTATGCGATTCTAAAATCAATTCGATCAGCAAATTCGGTAAGATTCAGAAATCGAAATTGATTTCAATCGATTTCGCTCGCCGCCGCTCATAGCCACCACCAACATCGGACGTATTTCCTCCTCGTTCCTCTGATCGACGCGAGCAATTCATATTTCTcgattcaaaatcaatttcaatcgGCAATTTCAATAGGTAATTTCAATCCAACAATTCTCATTTCTTCGATTTCTCAATTTGAAATCAATTTCAATCGCAAAAATTAAAACCGAGTTCAATTTGGTGGCTGTGAAATATATCTGTGGTTGTGGTGATGTGCTTGTGATTTCTGGTGGAGAGAGACTAAGAGGTGACGGTAGAGATGGACCGAATTAATCCAGGAGGACAGATTTTAAAGATTTtggttgattttaattttgtaataTCTTCTTAGATTTGTTTCAAATGTATTATTCCGAATTTTGATTTTAGTTATCAATTTTGTAATTTCAATAACTTATTTTAGTGATTTATGTGGTTAATTTACTTTTTCAATTCGCATTATAATTTGATTGAACCTCTTGATAATTAACTTATATCGCTTTTATTGTgctagtaaagcatataataaatttagaacatgcttgaataaatttagaacatgcttgaataaatttagaacatgttagaataaatttagaacatgagcttacaaatttagaacatggttgaacaaatatagaacatggttgaacaaatttagaacatcgttgaataaatttagaacatgctttaataaatttagaacatgagcttacaaatttagaacatggttgaataattttagaacatgagcttacaaatttagaacatggttaaataagtttagaacatggttgaataagtttagaacatggttgaataaatttagaacatgagtttgaaaatttagaacatcgttcaataaatttagaacatgtttgaataaatatagaacatgtttgaataaatttagaacatgcttaaataaatttagaacatgagcttacaaatttagaacatggttgaataattttagagcatgagcttacaaatttagaatatggttgaataattttagaacatgcttgaattaatctaaaacatgaggttaaaaatttagaacatggttgaataattttagaacatgtttgaattaatctagaacatgaggttaaaaatttagaacatggttgaataaaattaaaacatgcttgaataaatttagaacatggctgaaccaatttagaatatggttaaataagtttagaacatggttgaataaatttagaacatgagtttaaaaatttagaacattgttgaacaaatatagaacatagagagtgtaaaagtgttctcaccataagaagtgttcttacataaggaggtgttctcaccagatccctatatatatatatatatatataaaccaACTTCAACTCGGTGTTGAATTTAGTAATCTAGAGAGAGTAGTGTCACGTGCTGACTATTTTGCATATTCCCTTGGCCTAAGTCACGCACCGTGCGCCACTCTCCAAGCCTTTTGCTTAGACGAGTCAGGCTTCCCCAACAATGGCACAAATCCTAGTGCCTAAGTTTACCTCGTAGCACGACTCTTTTGTGCTAGAGATAGCAACGATTAGCTATGCACTCACCCTTGGTGCCTAGTTAGCAGATTACGACGCCCCTCGGTCGTGGAACAATGAACACACAAGCTTGTCCCTCACTTGTATGCCCACACACTCGATTGACACTCTAAGTGTCTTGGATTTCCTTACTACTTCCTAAGTGTAAAAGGAAGGTTGAGTTGGAAGAGAACACAAGTGTTTTTGGAATGCTTTCTTGTATTGAACTCTCAACTTGGATGTACAAATGAGCCTTGGTGCCTATTTATAGGCCACCATCGACTAAGTCTAGAATATTTACACTCTAAAATATTCTATACAATTCCTACAAGGAAATGCCTACAAGTTTCTAGAACGTTCCCACCTCCAAGGGAACTTCAACTTCCTATACAAGGAGGTACCTAAACCCTTCTAGATACTTACACAAATATACTCCGTACAAGATAGTTCTAGAATATACATATCTAGAACCTTCAAGCTCCACCCATGCTAGAATGCTCAAGAACACAGTAGAACATTCTAGAAGCTTCCGAGCCCATCCGCTACTGTACTGCTGCGTGCGGGCCTTTATGGGCCTGATCTAGAAAATCCGGCCCAACCATCATCTTCATTGGTCCAAAACTGGTGGGACCCCCAAGTTTCAGCCCAAACGGTATCCAAATTGCCCGTGCGATGGTGAGAGACAACCCGTGACAGTAGGGTCTTAATAATGTTTTACCAATTTTACTTTCCTAAACCTAGTACTCCATGTTCAAATACTGAGCATTTgtttagtaattagtaattggTAATTACTGCATGTTTAGGACACTACGGAGTTCCGTTTGCTTTGTGTCATTTACACCTCATGCTTACCTATGTAATAGGAAACACcatacggagtactccctccgaatctaaatgttattcccgtttccttttttagtgtcccaaaataatcttcccatttcttttatttcctttttaatctcttccttgtaattttaactttgtaattctattggtttatcaataaaaaaccTTGTAATCTCATTGGTTGGTTTAAGTTTGGATGGATTAATGAGTTGACATTTTTATTCCTTAAATTCTATTGGTTcaactattttgttttcttgtgaaaatggaatcaaaaagcaacaattccccataaaactacattaataatagttaatcttataatgtttctttttccttaataaccgcgtaaaatgacaaacgggaataacatttaggttcggagg
This sequence is a window from Spinacia oleracea cultivar Varoflay chromosome 1, BTI_SOV_V1, whole genome shotgun sequence. Protein-coding genes within it:
- the LOC130465557 gene encoding NAC domain-containing protein 26-like; the protein is MVINNKDTMHLLDQQTMNFEIPVGFRFDPTEYQLLNYFLNHKISDQELPPYTQFLIKDVDLYKHHPSYFFQEILQFNIEEHEIRGYFFTKLKKAGINSSSKDNSYYNRRVCDDYGVEYGTWTGMGRDPIFDIHGYQIGFDKYLKFSEVGDEKSTIEWKMHEYSFHPSVMPVCSKEEYKDLVICRVDMKMIGNAVKRRASTKNKGLNKVLFLFELKQIYDDNVKSIIPILPSSLPHVDNQAIICIKKEEDESYSEESVSNKKQKTDHRMN